The Vibrio marisflavi CECT 7928 region AAAGTCACAAAAGGGATAAAAGAAAAACAAAGGCCAGCTAACCTTCGACAATTGAGGGGATTAATAAAGTGATAGAACACAAAAAAGCCTGGCAAAATGCCAGGCTTTTAACACACAATTCAGCAAAAAACTGAAACGAAATCTCAAAAAGAAATAAGAGATTAACGCTTAGAGAATTGTGGACGACGACGTGCTTTACGTAGACCAACTTTCTTACGTTCAACGCAACGAGCGTCACGAGTAACGTAACCAGCTGCACGTAGAGTCGGACGTAGAGACTCATCGTATTCCATAAGTGCGCGAGTGATACCGTGACGGATAGCACCAGCTTGACCAGAAATACCGCCACCTTTAACAGTAACGTATAGGTCTAATTTTTCAGTTAGTTCAACTAGCTCAAGTGGCTGCTTAACAACCATGCAAGAAGTTGGACGACCGAAGTACTCTTCAAGGCTACGCTTGTTGATTACAATGTTGCCGCTGCCTGGTTTGATGAAAACACGTGCAGCTGAGCTTTTGCGACGGCCAGTGCCGTAGTATTGATTCTCTGCCATTTTCGAAATCCCCAATTAGATGTCTAGTACTTGTGGTTGTTGAGCAACATGGTTGTGCTCAGCGCCAGCGTAAACTTTAAGCTTACGGTACATAGCACGGCCAAGAGGACCACGTGGTAGCATACCTTTAACCGCTAGCTCAAGAGCCATTTCAGGCTTACGATCAATTAACTTTTCAAAAGTCATTGATTTTAGGCCACCTGGGAACTCAGAGTGACGGTAGTAAACTTTACCTTTAGCTTTGTTGCCAGTAACAGCAACTTTCTCAGCGTTAACAACGATGATGTAATCACCAGTATCAACGTGAGGAGTGTATTCAGCTTTGTGTTTGCCACGTAGGCGAGATGCAATTTCACTTGCTAGACGACCTAGAGTTTTACCCTCTGCGTCTACAACGTACCAGTCACGTTTTACAGTTTCTGGTTTAGCAACGAAAGTTTTCATGCTAATAATAACCCGTTAATTAAATTTAAACTTAAAAGGAGCATTGCTCCCACTGTCTAAGAGCCCATTCATCACCCCTTCGAGTGGTTGGCACTCTCGGCATTTCAATAGAAATGTGCCTGCAGTAACGGTGGGTCGCAGGATTATAGTGAAGTAAGACGAAAAAATCACCTTTTTTTAAGTAAAAAGGCGATTTTTTTTAGCTGAGAAAGTTTGATTATCAAATGACTTAAGATAAATGCTCTTTGGATAGGTATTCGCAACTTTGCATTTCCACCAATCGAGATACACAACGCTTAAACTCAAACTCGAGCAAACCGTTGCTATATAACTGCTCCATCGGTACTTCTGCTGAAATAATTAGCTTTACGTTACGTTCGTAAAACTCATCAACTAATGCAATAAAACGTCTCGCTGCATCTTCTAAATTACTACTCATGACTTTTACGTCAGAAAGTAAAACAGTGTGATAAATACGAGATAGCTCAATGTAGTCATTTTGGCTGCGAGCTGTCTGGCACAGTTGCTCAAAAGAAGCATGTAAAATGCCGTCACTTTCTTTAACTACGTCGATCTGTCTATGATTAATCTCGATAGTATTCTCGATATGTTTATCTTCACCCGATAGCTTTTCAAAACAATGTTCTAGATTATTATTTGCAGCTTCATCCAGCGGATAATGATAAATTTCTGCTTTCGTCAAGGTACGCAACCGATAGTCAACCCCACTATCGACATTGAGCACTTGGCAGTTATTTTCAATTTGTTCAATGGCAGGTAAGAATCGAGCTCGTTGAAGGCCATTGCGATATAGTTCACTAGGTGGAATATTCGATGTTGCAACCAGAATCACTCCACGCTTGAACAGTGCCTGGAACAGCGTACCAAGTATCATCGCATCCGTAATGTCTGAAACAAAGAACTCGTCGAAGCAGATGATTTCAGCTTCTTCTTTAAACGTATCAGCCACTGACTCTAGTGGATCGCTAATATCACCAAGTTCGCGCAACTCGTCATGAACACGAAGCATAAAACGGTGAAAATGCATACGCATTTTATTATTCGTTGGTAAAGACTCGTAAAAAGAGTCCATCAAATATGTCTTTCCTCGACCAACACCACCCCATAGATACAAACCTTTTGGAGTCTGCTGAACATTTTCCGTCTTTTTAAACCACTTGTGCCAAGTTTTTCCTTTGTTTTCTATTGGCGCATTCAGGTAATCAATTAGATTTATGTACAATTCATCAAGGGCTTCAATCGCTTTAAGTTGCGCTTCATCCTCTTTAAACCCGAGTTGTTCAATGTCATTTTGATATTTACGTTTAGGTGTCATTGCTAAACTGCTCACAGACGATAAATTTGCAGTGGAAAGTACAACCACTGTATATTGCTATATTACAAAGGGCTGACATAGTACCATGTGATTTGTACTTGTCTAACCAAACTCGCTTATAGATATGTAGCACAACAAAAGAGAAGGAGTGACTATGCCTTGGATCTTTGCACTTGTGGGCTTGATTGTTGGTATCGTAATTGGGGTTCTCATCACACGTTTAACAACTCCAGACTACAAAAAACATAAAGTCATCCAAAAAAACTTAGATGCAGCAAAATACGAATTGGAACAAAAACGTCAGGAAGTCGCTGACCACTTTGCTCAAACAGCCGAAATGCTAGACACATTAGGGAAAGACTACACCAAGCTTTATCAGCATATGGAAAGCACCTCTTCCGAAATGCTGTCTCACCTCCCAGAACAAGATAACCCGTTTTCCAAGAAAACGACTCAGCTCGAAGCTGACGAACAGGAAACTCCCAAAACTCCTAACAATGTAGATCAAGCACCTAAAGATTATGCAAACGGCGCAAGTGGGCTTATGAGCCAAGATGACGACAAAGAGTTTGTAAAATCTGCTGAAGTTGTGACATTGCGTTAAGTCTTGCACCCTCTCGATATGAGAGGGTGAACTTTTACGATTAAATCCTAGTCAGAACCTTCACCTACACCAATTGAATTTGTGTTTGTATGGATACTTAACAAAAGGCATTCTAAAAGGAGTTGTATGATGAAAAAGCCTTTACTCGCTGTAGCGATTCTATCTCTAAGTTCAATTTTAACCCCCTTATACGCATCCGCTTCTATTCCGGCATCTGTCGAAGGCGGAGAAGTACCAAGCCTTGCACCTATGCTCGAAAAAGTCACACCTGCGGTAGTGAGTATTTCGGTGGAGGGTACACAGGTTTCCAAACAACAAGTTCCAGAGCATTTCCGCTTCTTCTTTGGGCCAGACTTTCCAGCCGAACAGCTAAAAGAAAGACCGTTTCGAGGACTAGGTTCTGGCGTTATCATTGATGCTAAAAAAGGCTATGTAGTCACCAACTATCATGTAATCAATGGCGCGAAAAAGATTAAAGTGAGCCTGCGCGATGGACGTGAGTATGACGCTGAGCTTATTGGCGGCGACCAAATGTCTGATATTGCGCTACTAAAGCTTGAAGAAGCAAAAAAACTCACGCAAATAAAAGTGGCAGACTCAGACAAACTACGAGTTGGTGATTTCGCTGTCGCAATTGGCAACCCATTTGGGCTTGGTCAAACCGTCACCTCTGGTATTGTTTCTGCTTTAGGGCGCAGTGGCCTAAATATCGAAAACTTTGAGAACTTCATTCAAACAGATGCTGCAATTAATAGTGGTAACTCAGGCGGTGCGCTCGTTAACCTCCGTGGTGAACTTATTGGCATCAACACCGCTATTTTAGGGCCAAATGGTGGCAACGTGGGTATCGGGTTTGCGATCCCGTCTAACATGATGAAAAACCTCACCGACCAAATTTTGGAATATGGTGAAGTGAAGCGAGGCATGTTGGGAGTCCAAGGTGGAGAAGTCACTTCAGAGCTTGCCGAGGCACTAGGTTATGAAGCTAGCAAAGGTGCTTTTGTAAGCCAAGTAGTGCCAGATAGTGCAGCCGATAAAGCAGGCATAAAAGCTGGCGATATCATTGTTTCAATCAACGGTAAGAAAATTAATACCTTTGGCGAGTTAAGGGCGAAGGTCGCTACTCTTGGTGCGGGCAAACAAGTCACCATCGGCGTCATTCGTGATGGTAAAGACAAATCTTTCAAAGTCACGTTAGGTGAACAAACCAATATCAAAACTGATGCCGATAAGCTCCATAAAGGTTTGACTGGCGCAGAGTTAACTAACACAGCTAAGAACGACCCTGTACAAGGTATAAAAGTTAACTCGGTGAAAGAAGGCTCTCCAGCAGAGGCCTATCAGCTCGAAAAGGGCGACATTATTATGAGTGTCAATCGCAAACGCGTGAAGAACCTGGCCGAGTTCCGCAAGATATTAGATACAAAACCCGCAGTGCTAGCACTCAATGTTCGCCGTGGCGATCGAATGATTTACCTTGTCGTAAGGTAGTCAAACACCTAATAAAATTGCACAGCAAATATGTAATCAAGGGACGGACTTTCACAGCCGTCCCTTTTGTTATTTATTCAACTAATGCTATTCTTGCCATTCAATCGAAGAAATTACAGTGATTCGAAGGCATGCTAAAAAAACTACTACAATCTGTCGCGCTAGGTTTGTTAACTGCGTTGATAATCTTGCTAGTTGTTCCCTCTCTGCGCTCGAAGATTTTGCCAGAGTTCTCACAATCCTCACCAGACAATATTGATGCAGTCCAACTGTCATTTAATGCAGCAGTGCGAAGAGCCGCACCAGCTGTTGTCAATATATACAGCCGTAAATACACAGAAAATGACCGAACGAAACTATCAACTCAAGGGCTAGGTTCAGGCGTTATTGTCAGTAAAAAAGGCTATATCATTACTAACTACCATGTAATCGCCAACGCCGATCAAATTGTCGTTGCATTGCAAGATGGCCGTGTAGCCGCTGCTCAGTTAGTTGGAACAGATAGACGAACAGATATTGCTATCCTGCGGATTCAAATGAATGATTTGCCAGTGATTCCGCTAAACCCAAATTACACACCTGAAGTGGGTGATGTAGTGCTAGCAATCGGCAACCCATACAACTTAGGTCAAACCACAACATTTGGCATCATATCTGCCGTTGGACGTTCTTCAATCAATGTTGGTAGCAGGCAAGACTTTATTCAGACCGATGCCGCTATAAACAAAGGTAACTCCGGTGGCGCTTTAGTTAACACCCGTGGAGAACTTGTTGGTATCAACACTGCCTCATTCCAGCAAGGCACAGATTTAGAAACTTATGGCATCTCATTTGCGATTCCGTACTCTCTAGC contains the following coding sequences:
- the rpsI gene encoding 30S ribosomal protein S9; translated protein: MAENQYYGTGRRKSSAARVFIKPGSGNIVINKRSLEEYFGRPTSCMVVKQPLELVELTEKLDLYVTVKGGGISGQAGAIRHGITRALMEYDESLRPTLRAAGYVTRDARCVERKKVGLRKARRRPQFSKR
- the rplM gene encoding 50S ribosomal protein L13 encodes the protein MKTFVAKPETVKRDWYVVDAEGKTLGRLASEIASRLRGKHKAEYTPHVDTGDYIIVVNAEKVAVTGNKAKGKVYYRHSEFPGGLKSMTFEKLIDRKPEMALELAVKGMLPRGPLGRAMYRKLKVYAGAEHNHVAQQPQVLDI
- the zapE gene encoding cell division protein ZapE, giving the protein MTPKRKYQNDIEQLGFKEDEAQLKAIEALDELYINLIDYLNAPIENKGKTWHKWFKKTENVQQTPKGLYLWGGVGRGKTYLMDSFYESLPTNNKMRMHFHRFMLRVHDELRELGDISDPLESVADTFKEEAEIICFDEFFVSDITDAMILGTLFQALFKRGVILVATSNIPPSELYRNGLQRARFLPAIEQIENNCQVLNVDSGVDYRLRTLTKAEIYHYPLDEAANNNLEHCFEKLSGEDKHIENTIEINHRQIDVVKESDGILHASFEQLCQTARSQNDYIELSRIYHTVLLSDVKVMSSNLEDAARRFIALVDEFYERNVKLIISAEVPMEQLYSNGLLEFEFKRCVSRLVEMQSCEYLSKEHLS
- the zapG gene encoding Z-ring associated protein ZapG codes for the protein MPWIFALVGLIVGIVIGVLITRLTTPDYKKHKVIQKNLDAAKYELEQKRQEVADHFAQTAEMLDTLGKDYTKLYQHMESTSSEMLSHLPEQDNPFSKKTTQLEADEQETPKTPNNVDQAPKDYANGASGLMSQDDDKEFVKSAEVVTLR
- a CDS encoding Do family serine endopeptidase — protein: MKKPLLAVAILSLSSILTPLYASASIPASVEGGEVPSLAPMLEKVTPAVVSISVEGTQVSKQQVPEHFRFFFGPDFPAEQLKERPFRGLGSGVIIDAKKGYVVTNYHVINGAKKIKVSLRDGREYDAELIGGDQMSDIALLKLEEAKKLTQIKVADSDKLRVGDFAVAIGNPFGLGQTVTSGIVSALGRSGLNIENFENFIQTDAAINSGNSGGALVNLRGELIGINTAILGPNGGNVGIGFAIPSNMMKNLTDQILEYGEVKRGMLGVQGGEVTSELAEALGYEASKGAFVSQVVPDSAADKAGIKAGDIIVSINGKKINTFGELRAKVATLGAGKQVTIGVIRDGKDKSFKVTLGEQTNIKTDADKLHKGLTGAELTNTAKNDPVQGIKVNSVKEGSPAEAYQLEKGDIIMSVNRKRVKNLAEFRKILDTKPAVLALNVRRGDRMIYLVVR
- the degS gene encoding outer membrane-stress sensor serine endopeptidase DegS; translation: MLKKLLQSVALGLLTALIILLVVPSLRSKILPEFSQSSPDNIDAVQLSFNAAVRRAAPAVVNIYSRKYTENDRTKLSTQGLGSGVIVSKKGYIITNYHVIANADQIVVALQDGRVAAAQLVGTDRRTDIAILRIQMNDLPVIPLNPNYTPEVGDVVLAIGNPYNLGQTTTFGIISAVGRSSINVGSRQDFIQTDAAINKGNSGGALVNTRGELVGINTASFQQGTDLETYGISFAIPYSLANKIMQKIIADGRVIRGYIGIDGQDINTLTSRLAGSDHLGGIVVLGVDPNSPAALAGFKAHDIILKIDGHKISGRQSVMDTVTNLRPGTTINVEIMRGGKKMTLPVTVAEDPRG